The Elaeis guineensis isolate ETL-2024a chromosome 14, EG11, whole genome shotgun sequence genome has a segment encoding these proteins:
- the LOC105057785 gene encoding amidase 1 isoform X1, with product MEVKGDDDYGAFIERFELRPPPHSPPHQPLQGLTFAVKDIFDISGHVTGFGSPEWARTHRPATSTSPVVLAAIDAGAICVGKTVMDEMAYSINGENVHYGTPTNPCAPDRVPGGSSSGSAVAVAAKLVDFSLGTDTGGSVRVPAAYCGIFGFRPSHGIISTTNVIPMAQSFDTVGWFARDPITLTRVGNVLLQLPIDTTKQPTRIVIPEDCFQCLTSPIDQISHIVNKSMEKLFGSDIINHENLGDYIHHKVPSLGKFMSNTSENQTSGIPSLAAISHSMRLLQRSEFKANHGEWVNTIKPNLGPGISERVSEALSETCENIEWCCAMRTELHAALCALLEDHGVLAIPTVPGPPPKLRVEAHTLELYRARAFSLLSIAGMSRFCQINIPLGMRDNLPVSVSLLARHGADHFLLNLAQALYPTLKEQASIAWELGN from the exons ATGGAGGTGAAAGGAGACGATGATTACGGAGCCTTCATCGAAAGATTTGAACTGCGCCCTCCGCCTCACTCTCCTCCTCACCAACCTCTGCAGGGCCTCACCTTCGCCGTCAAAGATAT ATTTGATATCAGTGGTCATGTCACGGGCTTTGGCAGTCCTGAGTGGGCAAGGACGCATCGTCCAGCTACATCCACATCTCCTGTTGTTTTGGCAGCTATTGATGCCGGCGCAATCTGTGTTGGTAAAACTGTCATGGATGAGATGGCATACAG CATAAATGGTGAAAACGTGCATTATGGCACACCTACGAATCCATGCGCTCCTGATCGAGTACCTGGAGGATCATCTAGTGGGTCCGCTGTGGCAGTTGCGGCGAAGCTTGTTGATTTTTCTCTAG GTACCGACACGGGTGGAAGTGTTAGAGTTCCTGCAGCATACTGTGGTATTTTTGGTTTTCGTCCTTCACATGGCATCATATCTACAACCAATGTCATTCCTATGGCTCAAAGCTTTGATACCGTTG GATGGTTTGCTAGAGACCCCATCACCTTGACTCGAGTAGGCAATGTATTATTGCAATTACCAATTGACACTACGAAGCAACCAACTCGCATTGTTATTCCCGAAGACTGCTTCCAATGCTTAACTTCTCCAATTGACCAAATTTCTCATATTGTCAATAAATCTATGGAGAAATTATTCGGGA GCGATATCATAAACCATGAAAACCTTGGTGACTACATTCACCATAAAGTTCCAAGCTTAGGAAAGTTCATGAGTAACACATCTGAAAATCAAACATCTGGAATACCATCCTTGGCAGCTATTTCCCATTCCATGCGGCTGCTTCAAAG GTCTGAGTTCAAAGCTAATCATGGAGAATGGGTCAATACTATCAAACCCAATTTAGGTCCTGGAATATCAGAAAGAGTTTCAGAAGCCCTTTCAGAAACATGTGAAAACATAGAATGGTGTTGTGCCATGAGAACTGAACTTCATGCTGCCCTGTGTGCTCTTTTGGAG GATCATGGTGTCCTTGCAATTCCTACAGTTCCTGGACCCCCACCTAAACTACGTGTGGAGGCTCATACATTGGAACTTTATCGTGCTAGAGCATTTAGCTTGCTCTCTATTGCTGGAATGTCCAGGTTTTGCCAG ATTAATATACCACTTGGAATGCGTGATAATCTTCCAGTGTCGGTTTCTCTCTTAGCAAGACATGGTGCAGATCATTTTCTTCTTAATCTTGCCCAGGCTCTTTATCCTACCCTTAAAGAACAAGCAAGCATTGCCTGGGAATTGGGCAACTGA
- the LOC105057785 gene encoding amidase 1 isoform X3 has product MEVKGDDDYGAFIERFELRPPPHSPPHQPLQGLTFAVKDIFDISGHVTGFGSPEWARTHRPATSTSPVVLAAIDAGAICVGKTVMDEMAYSINGENVHYGTPTNPCAPDRVPGGSSSGSAVAVAAKLVDFSLGTDTGGSVRVPAAYCGIFGFRPSHGIISTTNVIPMAQSFDTVGDIINHENLGDYIHHKVPSLGKFMSNTSENQTSGIPSLAAISHSMRLLQRSEFKANHGEWVNTIKPNLGPGISERVSEALSETCENIEWCCAMRTELHAALCALLEDHGVLAIPTVPGPPPKLRVEAHTLELYRARAFSLLSIAGMSRFCQINIPLGMRDNLPVSVSLLARHGADHFLLNLAQALYPTLKEQASIAWELGN; this is encoded by the exons ATGGAGGTGAAAGGAGACGATGATTACGGAGCCTTCATCGAAAGATTTGAACTGCGCCCTCCGCCTCACTCTCCTCCTCACCAACCTCTGCAGGGCCTCACCTTCGCCGTCAAAGATAT ATTTGATATCAGTGGTCATGTCACGGGCTTTGGCAGTCCTGAGTGGGCAAGGACGCATCGTCCAGCTACATCCACATCTCCTGTTGTTTTGGCAGCTATTGATGCCGGCGCAATCTGTGTTGGTAAAACTGTCATGGATGAGATGGCATACAG CATAAATGGTGAAAACGTGCATTATGGCACACCTACGAATCCATGCGCTCCTGATCGAGTACCTGGAGGATCATCTAGTGGGTCCGCTGTGGCAGTTGCGGCGAAGCTTGTTGATTTTTCTCTAG GTACCGACACGGGTGGAAGTGTTAGAGTTCCTGCAGCATACTGTGGTATTTTTGGTTTTCGTCCTTCACATGGCATCATATCTACAACCAATGTCATTCCTATGGCTCAAAGCTTTGATACCGTTG GCGATATCATAAACCATGAAAACCTTGGTGACTACATTCACCATAAAGTTCCAAGCTTAGGAAAGTTCATGAGTAACACATCTGAAAATCAAACATCTGGAATACCATCCTTGGCAGCTATTTCCCATTCCATGCGGCTGCTTCAAAG GTCTGAGTTCAAAGCTAATCATGGAGAATGGGTCAATACTATCAAACCCAATTTAGGTCCTGGAATATCAGAAAGAGTTTCAGAAGCCCTTTCAGAAACATGTGAAAACATAGAATGGTGTTGTGCCATGAGAACTGAACTTCATGCTGCCCTGTGTGCTCTTTTGGAG GATCATGGTGTCCTTGCAATTCCTACAGTTCCTGGACCCCCACCTAAACTACGTGTGGAGGCTCATACATTGGAACTTTATCGTGCTAGAGCATTTAGCTTGCTCTCTATTGCTGGAATGTCCAGGTTTTGCCAG ATTAATATACCACTTGGAATGCGTGATAATCTTCCAGTGTCGGTTTCTCTCTTAGCAAGACATGGTGCAGATCATTTTCTTCTTAATCTTGCCCAGGCTCTTTATCCTACCCTTAAAGAACAAGCAAGCATTGCCTGGGAATTGGGCAACTGA
- the LOC105057785 gene encoding amidase 1 isoform X2 — protein MITEPSSKDLNCALRLTLLLTNLCRASPSPSKIYLISVVMSRALAVLSGQGRIVQLHPHLLLFWQLLMPAQSVLVKLSWMRWHTGTDTGGSVRVPAAYCGIFGFRPSHGIISTTNVIPMAQSFDTVGWFARDPITLTRVGNVLLQLPIDTTKQPTRIVIPEDCFQCLTSPIDQISHIVNKSMEKLFGSDIINHENLGDYIHHKVPSLGKFMSNTSENQTSGIPSLAAISHSMRLLQRSEFKANHGEWVNTIKPNLGPGISERVSEALSETCENIEWCCAMRTELHAALCALLEDHGVLAIPTVPGPPPKLRVEAHTLELYRARAFSLLSIAGMSRFCQINIPLGMRDNLPVSVSLLARHGADHFLLNLAQALYPTLKEQASIAWELGN, from the exons ATGATTACGGAGCCTTCATCGAAAGATTTGAACTGCGCCCTCCGCCTCACTCTCCTCCTCACCAACCTCTGCAGGGCCTCACCTTCGCCGTCAAAGATAT ATTTGATATCAGTGGTCATGTCACGGGCTTTGGCAGTCCTGAGTGGGCAAGGACGCATCGTCCAGCTACATCCACATCTCCTGTTGTTTTGGCAGCTATTGATGCCGGCGCAATCTGTGTTGGTAAAACTGTCATGGATGAGATGGCATACAG GTACCGACACGGGTGGAAGTGTTAGAGTTCCTGCAGCATACTGTGGTATTTTTGGTTTTCGTCCTTCACATGGCATCATATCTACAACCAATGTCATTCCTATGGCTCAAAGCTTTGATACCGTTG GATGGTTTGCTAGAGACCCCATCACCTTGACTCGAGTAGGCAATGTATTATTGCAATTACCAATTGACACTACGAAGCAACCAACTCGCATTGTTATTCCCGAAGACTGCTTCCAATGCTTAACTTCTCCAATTGACCAAATTTCTCATATTGTCAATAAATCTATGGAGAAATTATTCGGGA GCGATATCATAAACCATGAAAACCTTGGTGACTACATTCACCATAAAGTTCCAAGCTTAGGAAAGTTCATGAGTAACACATCTGAAAATCAAACATCTGGAATACCATCCTTGGCAGCTATTTCCCATTCCATGCGGCTGCTTCAAAG GTCTGAGTTCAAAGCTAATCATGGAGAATGGGTCAATACTATCAAACCCAATTTAGGTCCTGGAATATCAGAAAGAGTTTCAGAAGCCCTTTCAGAAACATGTGAAAACATAGAATGGTGTTGTGCCATGAGAACTGAACTTCATGCTGCCCTGTGTGCTCTTTTGGAG GATCATGGTGTCCTTGCAATTCCTACAGTTCCTGGACCCCCACCTAAACTACGTGTGGAGGCTCATACATTGGAACTTTATCGTGCTAGAGCATTTAGCTTGCTCTCTATTGCTGGAATGTCCAGGTTTTGCCAG ATTAATATACCACTTGGAATGCGTGATAATCTTCCAGTGTCGGTTTCTCTCTTAGCAAGACATGGTGCAGATCATTTTCTTCTTAATCTTGCCCAGGCTCTTTATCCTACCCTTAAAGAACAAGCAAGCATTGCCTGGGAATTGGGCAACTGA